The Ursus arctos isolate Adak ecotype North America unplaced genomic scaffold, UrsArc2.0 scaffold_18, whole genome shotgun sequence genomic sequence TGGTATAGTGTAACTTGGAGGACTTGTGGGGTCCTAGCTCCACACCTAATGAGTTCTTGGTCTTaggagaccttgggcaagtcacctctcctgaagccttggtttcctcatctataaaatggggacagtgaCAGTGTTTACCTTGTGAGGTTGTGTAAAGACGCACCTGGCAGGAGTAGTGAGAAAACAGTGAACTGTGGCTGAGGTCCAGGTGTCCTTGTGGTCATCAGCTCTCCAGCTGTTAAGGATGGAGGGTATGGGTGGGGTATTCTACTTCTCCTGCTGGCAGGCCGGGGTCCGGGGACAGCTTGGAGCTCTTTGGAAATTGGGTGGAGCTGGGGGCTGGCCCCGGTGTGGAGGGTCAGGGGTCTGACACCCCTCTCCCCATCCGCATCTCCACTCCCCGCTTTGTTCGATAGGCCTACGCCGACTACATCGGATTCATCCTCACCCTCAACGAAGGTGTGAAGGGGAAGAAGCTGACCTTCGAGTACAAAGTCTCTGAGGTAGGCccaagcggggagcctgctgtggCAGGGCCCTGCCCAGAATAGCTCGGGAGAGTCACGTGTGCTCGCGGCCCGCAACAGGCCGGTGCAGGAAAGAAGACCGCCCAAGCACACGTGTGGCTGACGTTTTggtgtttgtatttcttttcttttggaaaaatatttctttgagagagagagagagagagagggagagggagcatacgcacgagttgggggagagagggacaagcagactccacgctgagcatgcaGCCCGACGCAGCGGCTGGATCCTGGtcgggctccaccccaggaccctgagatcaggacctgagctgaaaccaggagtcagacgctcaacagactgagccacccaggcgcttctTGGTGTTtgtatttctaatctttttttttcccccaatgtgtCAGtagatgtatatttataaaattgggaTCAAGGTATAAATATGCTGTTTTATAGCCTGTGTTTTTGCTAACTTGTGTTTTTATGGACCTTTTTAAACGAGCAAAGATTACAAACGAAGTAAATGTGCCTCACTGAAGGGATCACTAATAGGAGTGTCTGAACAAAAAGCTgacctctctctgtcttccccctCCTGCCCAGCTCCCTAGGGTGGCCCTGGGAACAGTTTGGGGAACGTCACCCCCACCTGTCCTCTGAGCTcctcctctcccgctgccccGCCCCCACGTAAATGGCTGCCTCATCCAGCTGGCCCTCATTTGTTTAAACAGCCCCTAACTGTGGACTTTTAGGTCATGTCCCTAAATGTCGCTGCTCTGAATATCCTTACGTATAGATCTGTGGGTGGTCTTCCCTAAGGAGTCATTCCTAGAAGTGGGGATGCTGAGTTGAGGGCACGCACTGCAGGGTGGGTGCTCTTTGGCTGCTGTTTCGGAGATAGGTTGTTGGTGGAGAGAGGACAAGAGTTGTGGGGAGGTGTGGACTTGCAGGGTGTTTGCTCTTGCCGGATGCCATTTCCTAGGGTTGCGTCCCCGGCTTCCAATGGGCTCTTGGGTTCCTAGCCCAGTTGGCTTACAGTCACCTTGAAGCACTTATCTCAGACACCAGGGCCTGAGCTGTGTCTCAGTGCCTTATCCCACCCTGTTGGGTCAGGCCTGGCCCTGTCGCAGCCTGGTCTCTCCACCTGTCCCTCATACCCCGCCCCAGGAGAGCTGCCTCTTCCTGGGCCCTACCTGGCTGTGGGGTGGCTGAGGGCTTGTTCTGTCACCGGAGGGGAGCTGGACCTGTGCTGGGGATAGACCTCCTTCCCTTGGGGGCTGGTCTTCCATTGAGTTCGTGGGTTGGGAGAGAGGGGGCTTGTCCTTGAGCCTGTGGTGAGGGAAGCTTGGCTGTGCTCAGTGCATGGGGAGTGTGGCGGGGGAAGGCTAATTACAGGGGGATGTTCTAATTACCCCAGCAGACCCTGAGGTTCCGTAGTTTCCCCTCACACTTTGATAGTTGACTCCACGCCGGCCAGTTGTTGCCCTAGCTCCGGAGCTATTCTCCTGGCAGGATTGCAGCATGGCTAAGTGCTTGGCTTCTGGAGTCAGGCTGACTGGGTTTGGATAACCTTTCCCTTCCAAGCTGAGTGGCTTCGTCCCCTCTGACCCTCTGTCTCCTCGTCTGTGGAGGGGAAGAGCCAGCAGCCTGACTCACAGCCCCTGGGGAGGATTCAGTGGGATCCCACACGTAGGCTTgttaggacagtgcctggtacatactTGATGACTTTATCATTATTAGCTGTTACCGTGAGCTAGTCGTGGTGTGATTGCTTCAGTTCAGGGCTCTTCCTGAGCTGGGGTTCATCCCAGAGCCAGGGCGGTCACTTGGTGGACAGAGGTGACCAGTTTGGTCTCCAGAGGTCTCCCAGCTTCTGCCCACAGCTGGCAGGGCAGCAGAAGGCAGGGCTCACAGCACGTGGTCTCAGCCCACAGATGGGGGGCCGGCCCCTGCACAGCTGCTTGGGGCTCCCGTTTCCTCTCACTCCTGCCTCCGCCTGCAGGGATGGCAGCCGGGGAGAGGGCAGACGGAGCAGTCTTAGGTGGCAGCTTCCCAGCTACCAGCCGCAAAGGGAACAAGCAGGGGCAATGTGGTGAGACTGGCTAGACCCATGGTTAGAAGGCTCTCATTCAGTGTGAGATTACATCTGTCCTAATCTGTGGGGGGTTCAAATTTTTGAGTTTTGCAAACTGTGAGTAGATAAgaggcttatttctttttattttatttatttatttatttatttattttattttttgctgttgttctgTTTGATATTTAAGTTGggggcaaagaaaaagaaaacactggcaAGTAATGGTTTGGAGAAAATTTTACTGGCCCCTGAAATCCAAAAGGAAGCACTGTTTAGGGAGCGGGAGGGTAGTGCAAATTATTATCTGTGCTTCCTGAGGGTTTGGCccatggggtgggggtaggggggcaaACCCCTCTGCCCTAGCCAGTCAGACAATAGAGGCAGCCCCTGTATTCTAAAAGCCCTCTCCAGAAAGAGGAGCTAGGAGCCTTTTAATTATTCATTACTCCAGCTGAGCTGGCAGCTGGGGCCTGGCTTCTGTGGCCTCCCAGCAGCTTCTTTATCCCCTTCAGCGCCTTGCCCAAGACTGAGGTCACCTGGGAATTGGGCCTGGCTGTTGCTTCCTGGGGCCAGGTTTACGACCTCATTGCTCCTGAGTCCCAGTTGCTGCATGGGGTCAAGATTGTTCTGTCCTCATCAGTTCCTGGTGACCTGGTTCTTCCCAAAGCTGGGCTCTGGCAGCACTTTCTTCACATTTCAGCTGGGCAGCTTTATGTCAGCTGGGCCCTCTGCCTCAGCCAGGTATTCGGGGAGCCTTCCTCTCTTACAGGTAACTTGGCCTCTCTCTCGCACCCCAAGCGTAGAGAAAGGGGCAGTCAGCGATGGCAACATGCAGGCCATTGTCACATTGCACAATGCCAGGGAGCATGGTTTACATGGACTGCAGTGCGATTTGTGCCTCCTGGAGCTGTGCGGGGGCGCGGGCACTGGCTGCCAGGTATCCCACTAGCTCAAGTCCGCGTTCCTTCCCCGCACAGCTCTTGGACCGCTCCTGTGCGAAGCCTGCGCGATGCAGCAGCGGACCTGGCCGAGCCTTGCCTTCCTTCTCACACCTTTTCATGCGGGCACCACCCTGCTAGGTCCGACACATGTGGGCACCGACCTGCTAGGTCTCTCTTTGTGCTGTTCATGCCCAGTAGACACAGGCAAGACCTGCTTCTTGGCGAGGTCTTctttcccagggctgcctggctctGAACACCCTTGCTCTCTGCTTTGTGCCCTCCGCTAGCCTTTCGTTGTGGCCTATTTTTTCTGTAAGCCATACCCAGAAGGAGCCTTTACTAGCTGCCCTTCCAGACCTGTGTTTCAGATCGTCGGCCTCACCTGATTTCCTCGTTGAGTGACATTCTGTGTGCTACTGCTTCCCCGGCATGTGGCACCGGTCCCACCCCTTGGTTCCTGCCTGCTGTGCGAAAGGTGTAGGGGGGTGGGCTCCCTGACCCTGTGGCCCTACAAAGCATTACACAGGTTCGGACCTCTGACCCAGCATTTCTGCAGAGGGGGACAGCCCAGACTGCTTGTGGGAGAGAACAATTGGGAATAACCCAAACATCTAACAGGGAGGGATTCAGTAAACAAATTACAGGATGTTGGCCTGATGGGGTACTATTAACTTACTGAAGGTTGTTGTAAAAATATGTTTACGTGTTGACATGGAATGAGGCTCGTGAGGAAATGGAGCAGGCTACAAAACAGTGTGTGCCCTTCGGCctgtgttttgaagattttatttatttgtgagagagccAGCGAGGATGAgcgggggggtgggcagagggagagggacaagccgactccccgctgagcagggagaccgacatagggttcgatcctaggaccctgagatcataacccaagttgaaggcagacgcttcactgactgagccatccaggcgcccccagacagtTGGATTTCAAAACTTGATCCTGTAGGAATGCATGATCTCCCCAGCTAACCACTTAATGCTATGCCTACGGGTCACTGTTCAGCAGCAGTTGGGACGTCCCTTTGTGGCTCTAGCTGGGGGCCACTAGTCACTGTGGCTTGGCCCTCTCTATTTTGCTTACTACAGGCCATCGAGAAACTGGTCGCCCTTCTCAACACGCTGGACAGGTGGATTGATGAGACCCCTCCAGTGGACCAGCCCTCTCGATTTGGGAACAAGGCCTACAGGACCTGGTATGGCAAACTCGATGAGGTGAGGCTGCCACGGGATGTGCTTGGGGGCTGGGCCGGGGTGCAGGAGCTTTCAGGCACCTCAGAATCACTGGGGAGTTTGTGAAAATGGCGATTCCACTTACCAAAAGTACAAATGCATttaccctctgcccctgccatcTTCTGGGAGTCACCACTGCGGATGCCCAGCCCTCTGCAGGGGGCTGTTAATTAGGTCATCGTTTGCATTAGCAACAGATTCAAATGCCCCAAGTGTCCATGTGCAGGGCCCCGTCGGCTAAGCTAGCAGATCTAGGCCGGAGTGCTATGCAGCGACGAGAAAGACCGGGAGCGCACTAGGAGCTCGGGGGAAGGCGGCCTGGGAGTTGTTGTTTGGTTGAAGAGGAACCTGGGGTCTGACACGTGATGAGCTACTTTTTggtaggaaagagggaaaaatgaaaagatatgttTGTGCTGTTCACTTTGCATAAAGAAACCTCACCGGAAGGATAATAAAGCTGTGACTTctctgagggcaggagagagtggggagggggacagaaacTTCTCAGTGCATCCCTTTTGcaatgtgtgtatttatttacctttttacttttttttttcttggcaaatCCCAAAGAATTTAgtattgcactttttttttttgattttttaaaattattaatttttatttaaattttaggtagttaacatgcagtacaatattggtttctggagtagaattcagtgtgtttttatttttttaatgtgtttatttttgaatCCTGTAACAGTGATACCTGTTCAAAgcgagcaaaaaataaaaatgcaggatcATGGGCCCTGTCCTTAGAAAAGCAGTCTGTAGGGCTAGGGTGGGGCCCGGGAATCCAGGTTTTCCTCAGGTCTCCGGGAGATTTTCTTGCCAGGTGTCCATGGACTGATCCTAGAGAAACTTGGGTCCTCATTTCTCTGGCCCAGTGTTTCTGCCTGGAGCGGAGGGGAGTCCCAAGGCCCTAGCAAAATGCTGTCCCTGCCTAAGAGCAGCCTGGACTCTAAGAGGGcgcatggtctttttttttttttttttttaagacttttatcgAGTCATAACTTGCGGGAAAGTGACCACATCGCAGCTGTACAGTTTGCTGGGTCTTTAGCGTGTGTTTCGGCCCTTGCACCACCACCTGTGTCAGGCTGTAGAACTTCCCAGCACGCTGACAGGGCCCTTGTGCCCCTTTCAAGTtgatctcccccccaccccccgccaaacTCTTCTGATATTTGTCCCATAGATCAGTGTCACCTGTTTTGAACTTCTTATGAACGTCTGACTTCTTTTGTTCCATGTTCTGTCTCTGGGTCACCCATGTTGTGCAGAGCAGCGGGGGCTTTTCATTGCGGTGTGGTGTTCTGGCGCCTGACCACACACAGTCTGTGGTCGGTGGACATTTCGGTGGAGGGTTGCTCCCGCTTTGTGGCTGCTGCGAACATTCTCGTATGCATGTTTTGGTGGACGTACGGCACACGTTCCTGCTACCCTGGGAATGTGAAGAAAGATTGTGCCTGTAGGGACGGCAGTGATACCAGATGGGGGAGTTGAATGGCTTCTTTGCACTTTCTTCCTGTCCCCTGGAGGAAGGGTCAGCAGACGGAAAGCCACCCCAGGGTAGTCGCTCTGTGGCGTCAGGGTCAACGTCTCCCTCTTCACCTTTCTGTAGCCtgtcagagcagggagccaggccgGCCTGGCATGGCCAGCGGAGCCCCAGCCCAGTGCTGCTCCTGGGTGCCTGCCCACCAGGACGCTGCCTAATCTGCTGTCACCACTTTGTGTCTCTTGTGTTATCAGGAAGCAGAAAACTTGGTGGCCACAGTGGTCCCCACCCATCTGGCAGCGGCCGTGCCCGAGGTGGCTGTTTACCTAAAGGAGTCAGTGGGGAACTCCACACGCATCGACTATGGCACAGGTACCTGCCGCTCCCGGTGTTTACTTGGCTTCCCTGCAGTCTCCTCTTGGGCTGCTTCCTCTTTGCTCCGGGTTATCTCGGGGCCCTCGGAGCAAGCAGCCTTCTGGGGCCAGCTGGGGTGCAGTCCCCGGGGTGCAGGGAGGCCGGGTGCGGCTCCTGCAGCTCTGTCTCAGTCCACCAGGGGGAGCTGATGCCATGTGCATGGTGTCTCTGGGCCGCCCTGATTTCTGTTCTCTGTAAAGATGGGTCTCTGTGAGCTTATCACCATCAGCAAAATAATTTATTGGGCACTTACTATAGCTCAAGGCGACCCCTTACCGGAGCCTTGAGAAATGAAAGCGCTCGGGAGCCTCTGGCAGCATTGTGGCCCTCCCTCTCCCTAGCCCAGTGTCTGTGTGCTGCTTTGTTCCCCGAGAGAGGGCGCATGCAGGCACTTCAGAGGGGCAGTGTTGTCCTGGGGGGGGCAGCTGAGGAGGACCCTGCTTTGGTAGGCCCACCTTTCTGACCTGTCCTGAGGTGGCAGGTGCAAGAGCGGCTGCTCTCTTAGGAGCACAGGCCACGGCAGCAGGCCTGGAGAAGGGCCCCCTTGAACCTGGGTCCTCGGGAAGCGTTGTCTTCTGCTCCGACAGGGAAGGACACTGAAGGGAGACTGGCCAGGTCagcgggtgggggggtgggtttTTCTTCCGCTGTCAGGTGTGCAAGAGCCCCTGAGCAGTGGTGGCTGGGACTCTGGCGGGTGGAGATCAGAAACAGTGCAGGTGAGGGGAACAGCTCACAAGCTTTCCAGGCCCTGGAGGCACCTTCATTCTACGGAGATGGGACAGGAAGTCGCTGAAATattctttccctgcctccctccaaaTACAGTTTTTTACAATGCTATGAACCATGGTATTCAGTCAAGGTTCTGATCGTTGGTGTCTGTAGTGCTGACCATTCCTCTTTGACATGACTGGGAAAGGAAgggggtgctttttttttttttttttaaagaatttatttttaagcaatctcagcacccagcgtggggcttgaattcacaaccccgaggtcaggAATCgcatgctctatcgactgagccagccagggagccCGTGGAAGGGGCTGCCTTTTGACCCTGTAATGTGACCATGTGTTCCCTGCTTGGAAGCCTTCAGTGGCTCCTGTTGCTCTTAGGATACTGAGTCTGAGCTTTTTACGTGGCAGTTAAGGCCTCTCTGGTCGCCGGCCTCATCTCGTTATgctttctcccttgccctctctgcTTTAGCCATACTGGCCTTCTTAGTGTTCTTCAAacctgtcccatttttttttctcacctcaggacctttgcacatgctgtttcttCTGGCTAGGTTGCTCTTTTGCTTTCCTCACACCCAGTGCCTTCCCAGCTCTTCCTCATCTTTCAGATTAAATATTACTTCCTTAGGGAAACCTTCTTGAATCCTTATGTCAGGGTCCCACTGTGATATCCTCCAGTTATCACCCTGTCCTTCTCCAGAGCTAGAATTATAGAAGTGATTGtctatttaatgtttttgttctGATAGATCATAAACTATCAAGCAGAGGCATGGGTAGTCTCCCTAGTGCCTGGTATGGACAGTGGCTGCCCTTGTGGTAGGTGCGCCGTAGACAGCGTGGAATTGACGAGTGAGTTAAACcgacaaaacaaaatgcaaatgtCTGTTTAAGAAGTCCACAGCCTCAGCCTTTTAGAATTACAGTAGTGGTAGTTCTCAAAAGGGCCTGGGTCTTTCTGGAAGGGGCGGAGGCCCCATTATCTCCATGTTGACCTCCCTCTGTAGAGGGGCAGTTCCCAGTGATTTGGAGTCTGGTGAGACAAGAACAGTCCCACTCCTTTTTCTGGAAGACTGTCGACCTCGGCTGTGTTTCTCCCCCAGGACATGAAGCAGCCTTTGCCGCTTTCCTCTGCTGCCTCTGCAAGATTGGGGTGCTCCGGGTAGACGACCAGATAGCTATTGTCTTCAAGGTGTTCAATCGGTGAGTGAGAAGCGCAGCAGGGCTCTCTCCTCCTTGTCACTTCCGGACGGGACAGGGTGCTGGAGGGCTCTTCTGAGTGGCTGTTGCTTCTTTCGGCCTGTCCTAATGGAGCCCTGGCCGTGGATGGGGCATCCAAGAAGCCTTCTGATGGGTTCAGATTCAAGTAATGACAAGTGAAGGAAATGTCACATGCCAGCTGCTGATGCTCCCGTGGCGTTCGCTGTGTCGAGCTGTGTCCTGAACACTCCACGCGCAGCTCCCTCCCTATATTCCCCCAACAGCTCTAGGCAGTAGTGactgtcatttccattttatagatgaagaaacggaggcccagagaaatCAGCTGTCTTCTGAtccctgaggtcacagagccagcTGAACCCCACTGCAGTCGGGATCTGAcccgctcccccgcccccccacccagccAGAGGCCTCAGACAGCACGTTCCATTCCGGGCCCGACTCTGGCGATGCTgatgccagggcgcctgggtgacgctgACACAGTCCCTGAGAACAGGGAAGGTGGGAGCCAGAAGGCCCCAGGAGATGGTCTGCTCTGTCCCCCACAGCTTTCCCATGGGCAGGCCAGAGTTCGGGAGCGTGGGGCTCCTGCCCTGGCTCTCACATTGTTAGGAGTTGATGGCGCTAAACCCCCCCTTCCTGGGCCGAAAGAAGGCTGAGcgtgggagaaaaaaataaagcgaCATAATTTTGAGAGCACCAGCTGATGCATAACTGACACGTGTAGGTTGTAATAGAAAATAGAGACCAGGTACACTCTTAGGTGGTTATTTCTGGCCTCCATGAGTTCCCAGTGGCAGAAGGGTTGAGACTGTCTCTCTGCTTTTTGCTACCTcgttcttcccctccctcctgggcAGGTACCTCGAGGTTATGCGGAAACTCCAGAAGACGTACAGGATGGAGCCGGCCGGCAGCCAGGGAGTGTGGGGCCTGGACgactttcagtttctgcctttcaTCTGGGGCAGCTCACAGCTGATAGGTACTGAAGGGgaccccaccccccctccccgggtgTGTGCTCTGTCCACCGCCGTcctccctcccgtcctccctTCCCGCCTCGCCTCTGCTGCTCAGGGCAGACAGTGACAGCTTGTAAAGCAGGCATTAGACCGGCTATTGACGGAGGCTGTTTGCTGTCGACCTTGTGCTGCGAGCCCGCGCTGGCAGGCCAGGGGAGGCGGAGGCAGAGTGTGCCGAGATAATGGAAAGTGACACGGGCTGGAGCAGGGGCGCTCGCCTGGCGCATCCATGGACTGGCGTGAAATGCGCCCCCGCTCCTGACAGCGGCGGCGGggttttatgttaaaaatgagGGGCTCTTTTGACTCGCTGACCGGCGTCATCCGCCGTTATTATCGAGCTGTGTGCAAGGGGGCCCGCCGGGGAGCAGCCACCCAGTGCGGGGCAGGGAGCCGCTTCCCGTGGGCCTTCTTGGCTGGCTCCCCACACTCGGCCACCCCTTTTCCGGCTGGGGCGGCTCCCTGGCATCTCCGGTGGGTGAGGGTCGGGTGGTGACTTCCGCTTCAGCATAGGATTAACTGCCTCCAAAGTAGTATTCATGAGTATTGGAGTGTTTGCTCGGAGCCCGTTAGGTAGCTTATCTCCCAGAAccttctcaggaccctgggaaggGTCTTTGCCTGCAGGAGACTGGCCGCCCCTGACGAACGCTTCACGTGCGCGGGCCGTGCGGGGCTCTCCTGTGGTCCGGCCAGCAGGCGGGATAAGGGAGGTGCTGTTCATAGCCCCACTGCACAGAGGAGGAAGCCGAGCCTCAGAGGGCTGAGGTCACTGGTTCAGGGTCACATGGCTAGAAAAAGGCAAAGCCACCACTCATTCCACtagaacagacacacacacgcacatgcacacacgtttGCACCGCACATACACGCACCCGTCATTTATTGCTCTCGCAGGTCAAGTGTTAAGGGCGTATGGGTGGGATGTGGCCCCACGGTGGGTGAGTGTAGACTGCCCTGGGCTGAGGTTCTCGGTGGGTGCGAGTGGCTGGTTCTGAACTCTGGGGCTCCTTGCTGTTCCAGACCACCCATATCTGGAGCCCAGGCACTTTGTCGATGAGAAGGCCGTGAACGAGAACCACAAGGACTACATGTTCCTGGAGTGTATCCTGTTTATCACTGAGGtaaggggctggggtgagggagaagcccaTGGCGGCCTCCAGGTCGAGTTGAACTGACACTGGTAGCTTTGGGGTGGGACAGAGGAGCCAGAGCTCTTTCCTGGAGGTGGCAGGGCTGGCCCTAGTAGGTGGGTTATGGACAAGGAAGCCCCACTAGGCCTATGAAAGGTTAAGCCAGCTTCTGACTATCCAGGATCTCCTCCCCCAAATCAGTGGTCTGGGGTTACTCCTGAACTCCGTGAGACTCGAGTTGAGGGACTGAGACTCTGTCGCTTGCGGACTTGGTGACTGATGCAGCtgggctgaggggctgggggtgggacccACAAGGCCTGTCCGACACATGCATGTGGCTGTGTGGGATGAAACCACTGCAGGAGGTGGAGGGACTCACGTGGACAACAGGGATAGGTTTCTGCTGAAGGGACACATCTCGGTCCGTGCCTGAGAACTTGGGCCAGACGAGGTCCTGGAGGTGAGCCAAGCAGGCCTGGGCCCCAGCCTGCCTGGCAGGGGATGTTTCTTAACTGGGTGCTGTTGCCCAACTAAGGCTGGGTCTCCCACTTCCTCGAGGTCACccagggagcttgttaaaatCCACATTCCTGTGCCCAGCCCCAGCTTTCTGAATCAAGAATATTGGGGGACAAGAGCCAGGAACCTGTATTTAAATACACTTGCCAGGTGACTCCGCACAGAATTTGGGGATTCACTGCTCATAGGGCCTCTCTCACAGGAGGTGTCAGGGCCTTTCATCCTCCCTGCTGCgtacctctctccctccccccaaacttTCAGAGGGTGCCCTGGTTCTGCTGTCTGGAGAGGGTCTTGCCACCATTCTCTTTCCAATGCCCAGATGCCCGTCTGGGCCCAGTGATACTCCTGGCACAGCTGTGGGTCCCCTCCCCACCAGGACTGCTCTCTTGGCTCCGGTTCTGAGCCCCCATCCAACGGAGAAGCCTGGTGAAGCAGCCATTGCCCCAGGCTCCTCATGGTCAGCATTCGGCTCAGGCCTCTGCCAAACTCCAGAGGCCAGAGGGGAATGACGCGACACGTTTTCCCAAGTCAGCAAATGGAGCCGGGACCAATGGCTGGATGGCCACTGCTTCAGTCTCAGATTTGCTGCCTTCAGCAATGTAGCAGGCCCAAGGTCGGAAGGACTCGGGGCAGCCTGGCTCACTGCCTCAAGAGCCAGTCACGTGATGCTCTTTCCAGAGTGGAATGCGAGGATCTGGGGAGCCCTGGGAGACCCTGGAAGGAGCCggaggagcagggtggggagaaggggtgcACATTCTAGGCTGAGCCATTGCTTTGCTCACAAGGGGGTGAAAGGCTCAGCTGTTCTGGCTCCCTCTGGCGGCTGGCCAAGCCCCTGGGTCCCTGTCCGTGACTAACAAGGAAGAAGGCCAGGGCGGGCTTCAGGGAATATGGGAATTGATTCCAggttaaaattttgtatttttatttgtttggttggttATACTGGTATAAAAACGCAAAAGCTTTCCAAAGTTTGGGACCGGGTTTCTCTGCTGGAGGAAATCCTGAAGTGGCCACTAGGTGGCGCCAAAGGCACATGGAACTCGGAGAAGGCTTTAGCAACTTaattgggggagaggcagaggcagacccTAGAGTTTTTGCTTGTTCTGCACCTTCTCTGCAAGGCCTGGTTTTCACTTTGGGTCTAGGTGTTTGGGCATGGTGGTGAACACCGAATGCTAGCAGGGCTGAGGGCTCTCTTTCATCCACCTGGCCTCGCTGCGACGTGGCTGGCACTGAGGGTGCTGACTGCTGCCTTTCTGCTAGTTCTCCCCAGCTCGAATCTGGGCTAcgcccaccccagcccccttccGCCCCGCAGTTCGGGAATGAGTGACCTGGCCTGGCTCACCCTGACCAAGGGAGGCTGAAGGCCTGCCACCGGGACACAGGGGACCTGGAGGCCTGTGCAGAGTGCTGTGTGCTTTGGGCTGGAAGAGGGCGGTGTTGCCTCTGGAGACCTGGGGATCAGGACGGCTGGTGcaactaggagaaaaaaaaaacaaaacaagaagttgGAAATGGAACCGGGCatctcctccctgtctcccaggACCTGCCCTGGTAGCCCTGGGGATCCCGGATGAGGGACCCCACCTTGCAGGGCTTCTGCTGTCTCAGGAAATGCAGCCCTGGCGCCTTTAAGAGCCCAGGGCAGGCAGGAAAAGAATTTCAGTTTCAATCTGGCTTCTAAATTTGGAGTTTTGGGAAGGGAGGGATCAGATTTCAGCTGGAAGGGAAGGAGCTGACAGGAAGGCGCTGTGCAGagcctccccccatcccccctcagTTACTGACAGAGGAACCATTTACAAAAGGCCGATTCTCTTGGGAGTGGAGAGGCAGGAACGCAGCGTCTGTGAGTAATTTCCTGCTCAATATGGCTGCTCTGACTCACACGATTCCCCTGGGGTCACTGCGGGACTGCAGCTTGCTTGCTCGTTCTcgctctttctcttctccctttgtgGCTAGAAtgagctaatttttttttgtcttctcgCTCCCgat encodes the following:
- the PTPA gene encoding serine/threonine-protein phosphatase 2A activator isoform X1; amino-acid sequence: MAEGERQSPPDSSEDIPPATPNFIIPKKEIHTVPDMGKWKRSQAYADYIGFILTLNEGVKGKKLTFEYKVSEAIEKLVALLNTLDRWIDETPPVDQPSRFGNKAYRTWYGKLDEEAENLVATVVPTHLAAAVPEVAVYLKESVGNSTRIDYGTGHEAAFAAFLCCLCKIGVLRVDDQIAIVFKVFNRYLEVMRKLQKTYRMEPAGSQGVWGLDDFQFLPFIWGSSQLIDHPYLEPRHFVDEKAVNENHKDYMFLECILFITEMKTGPFAEHSNQLWNISAVPSWSKVNQGLIRMYKAECLEKFPVIQHFKFGSLLPIHPVTSC
- the PTPA gene encoding serine/threonine-protein phosphatase 2A activator isoform X2; amino-acid sequence: MTDSSEDIPPATPNFIIPKKEIHTVPDMGKWKRSQAYADYIGFILTLNEGVKGKKLTFEYKVSEAIEKLVALLNTLDRWIDETPPVDQPSRFGNKAYRTWYGKLDEEAENLVATVVPTHLAAAVPEVAVYLKESVGNSTRIDYGTGHEAAFAAFLCCLCKIGVLRVDDQIAIVFKVFNRYLEVMRKLQKTYRMEPAGSQGVWGLDDFQFLPFIWGSSQLIDHPYLEPRHFVDEKAVNENHKDYMFLECILFITEMKTGPFAEHSNQLWNISAVPSWSKVNQGLIRMYKAECLEKFPVIQHFKFGSLLPIHPVTSC
- the PTPA gene encoding serine/threonine-protein phosphatase 2A activator isoform X3, which encodes MGKWKRSQAYADYIGFILTLNEGVKGKKLTFEYKVSEAIEKLVALLNTLDRWIDETPPVDQPSRFGNKAYRTWYGKLDEEAENLVATVVPTHLAAAVPEVAVYLKESVGNSTRIDYGTGHEAAFAAFLCCLCKIGVLRVDDQIAIVFKVFNRYLEVMRKLQKTYRMEPAGSQGVWGLDDFQFLPFIWGSSQLIDHPYLEPRHFVDEKAVNENHKDYMFLECILFITEMKTGPFAEHSNQLWNISAVPSWSKVNQGLIRMYKAECLEKFPVIQHFKFGSLLPIHPVTSC